In one window of Ruminococcus hominis DNA:
- a CDS encoding ATP-binding protein, which translates to MNRDTIKQIMIDQKDIYLNNPLITRQYSLETNVNYCFVGIRRTGKSYMMYQQIKQLEDNGIPLSQIVYVNFEDERLLEMTAEDLNLILEIGLELSGTDVKPYLFLDEIQNINGWEKFVRRIADMKYRINITGSNSKMLSNEIASTLGGRFVIMNVYPYSFSEYLIANNMTKNYLDVISTKDRADVQNQYNEYVTYGAFPELVEIKNKRAFLNSIYQTVYLGDIISRNKITNDFAIRLILKKIAESVTKPLSYNRLTNILKSSGMSIGKQTVINYVNYMTDSYLLFTLQNYAAKLVEKETSPKYYFMDTGLLGLMLLDCKSAQLENLVAIELMRRYGTENVYFFENNVEIDFYVPLDNLAIQVSMQVLDNIDTRERETRAFVKLNNFIPNAKCILITNSEEAVIDCDGINIEVIPIWKWLLDN; encoded by the coding sequence ATGAATCGAGATACTATAAAACAAATCATGATTGATCAAAAAGATATTTATCTCAACAATCCATTAATAACAAGACAATATTCTCTAGAAACCAATGTCAATTATTGCTTTGTTGGTATCAGAAGAACCGGAAAGTCATATATGATGTATCAACAAATAAAGCAATTAGAAGACAATGGAATTCCCTTGTCCCAAATTGTTTATGTAAATTTTGAAGATGAGCGTCTTTTGGAAATGACTGCTGAAGATCTAAATCTCATTTTAGAAATCGGATTAGAACTATCCGGAACTGATGTCAAACCATATCTATTTTTAGACGAGATTCAAAATATTAACGGATGGGAAAAGTTCGTTCGCAGAATTGCGGATATGAAATATCGAATCAATATTACTGGCAGTAATAGTAAAATGCTAAGTAACGAAATAGCTTCTACTTTAGGTGGGCGCTTTGTTATTATGAATGTTTATCCATATTCTTTCTCTGAATATCTAATTGCAAATAATATGACAAAGAATTATCTGGATGTTATTAGCACCAAAGACAGGGCAGATGTCCAAAATCAATATAACGAATACGTAACTTATGGAGCGTTTCCTGAATTAGTTGAAATAAAGAACAAAAGGGCTTTTTTGAACAGCATCTATCAAACCGTATATCTTGGTGATATTATAAGCAGAAATAAAATCACCAACGATTTCGCAATAAGGCTGATTTTAAAGAAAATTGCAGAATCTGTCACAAAACCTTTATCGTATAACCGACTGACTAATATATTAAAAAGTAGTGGAATGTCTATCGGTAAACAAACCGTAATAAACTATGTCAATTATATGACAGACTCCTACCTGCTCTTTACTCTGCAAAACTATGCCGCCAAACTTGTAGAAAAAGAGACTTCTCCTAAGTATTACTTTATGGATACCGGACTTCTAGGACTTATGCTGCTAGACTGCAAATCTGCTCAACTGGAAAATCTTGTTGCAATCGAACTGATGCGACGTTATGGTACCGAAAATGTCTATTTCTTTGAGAATAATGTAGAAATTGACTTTTATGTACCATTAGACAATCTTGCTATCCAGGTCAGTATGCAGGTTCTGGATAACATAGATACAAGAGAACGTGAAACCAGAGCCTTTGTGAAGCTAAATAATTTTATCCCCAACGCCAAATGTATTCTCATTACTAATAGCGAAGAGGCTGTTATTGATTGCGATGGAATCAATATTGAGGTAATTCCTATTTGGAAATGGTTGTTGGATAACTAA
- a CDS encoding bifunctional (p)ppGpp synthetase/guanosine-3',5'-bis(diphosphate) 3'-pyrophosphohydrolase — protein sequence MIKLNDYLYSGDTIFRILDKYIADLRKEAKRTHNAIDLTHCNFLLQIRGLLEHNDFLTAQSQQIREFYKYMAKEYPFLAFTFKGRIKSLIRAEAKFNGYIVEYIYDYYVERGTYPSVSEIKDRLSCFRDFIAYRIVISMPKCHYPNEEKRKAEELKCLYEIANVLPGFLEERGFTAESAYGVKISESPLLNEEVKPYYRDYISNQSANGYQSLHITFFDNSSRSFMEVQIRTKTMDDIAEIGQANHTAYEKKQKEERARRDVIPKGECRYFDEAYERGMALLGIELNKLDVNMFGAVDNNLINDGCGLYRGRLILPYEHLSRFQNDLID from the coding sequence ATGATTAAATTAAATGACTATCTGTACTCAGGAGATACCATATTCCGTATCCTGGATAAGTACATAGCAGATTTGCGAAAAGAAGCAAAGCGGACGCACAATGCGATTGATCTGACACATTGTAATTTTTTACTTCAGATCAGAGGTCTGTTGGAGCATAATGATTTCCTGACGGCACAGTCACAGCAAATCCGGGAGTTTTATAAATATATGGCAAAAGAATATCCATTCCTTGCATTTACTTTTAAAGGACGTATTAAATCATTAATTAGGGCAGAGGCAAAGTTTAATGGTTATATAGTAGAATATATTTATGATTACTATGTGGAAAGAGGAACGTATCCGTCTGTATCAGAAATCAAGGATCGGTTGAGTTGTTTTCGTGATTTTATTGCATATCGTATTGTCATCTCAATGCCAAAATGCCATTATCCAAATGAAGAAAAACGGAAAGCAGAGGAGTTAAAATGTTTGTACGAAATTGCAAATGTATTGCCGGGATTTTTGGAGGAACGCGGATTTACTGCTGAATCGGCATATGGTGTAAAGATAAGTGAATCACCACTTCTGAATGAGGAAGTGAAACCTTATTATCGAGATTATATTTCCAATCAAAGTGCAAACGGCTATCAGTCGTTACATATTACTTTTTTTGATAATTCATCCAGAAGCTTTATGGAAGTCCAGATTCGAACAAAAACAATGGACGATATTGCAGAAATAGGACAAGCAAATCATACAGCATATGAGAAGAAACAAAAAGAAGAACGTGCAAGGCGAGACGTAATTCCAAAAGGAGAGTGCAGATATTTTGATGAAGCATATGAACGAGGAATGGCTCTGCTGGGAATAGAACTGAATAAATTAGATGTTAATATGTTCGGGGCAGTGGATAACAATTTAATTAATGATGGATGTGGATTATATCGCGGACGACTGATTCTGCCGTATGAACATTTGTCACGTTTTCAAAATGATTTAATAGATTAG